From Marinobacterium sp. LSUCC0821, a single genomic window includes:
- a CDS encoding LysE/ArgO family amino acid transporter, whose protein sequence is MLLLDIPTAYFTGMVTGASLIAAIGAQNAFVLSQGVRREYHWQIGLTCSLIDTLLIFAGVMGMGALISASPVFLSIATWGGAAFLILYGLKALLAALKNSSLEAKGGGFKTLKSAVLATMALSLLNPHVYLDTVVLLGSLGGRYQGDESYWFAAGASSFSVIWFFSISFGARVLTPLFKNPNAWRILDLLVCITMWSIAAMLISDALAH, encoded by the coding sequence ATGTTGTTGCTAGATATACCGACTGCATACTTCACAGGCATGGTGACCGGTGCGTCACTTATCGCAGCGATTGGCGCACAGAATGCCTTTGTGCTGAGCCAGGGTGTGCGTAGAGAATATCATTGGCAGATCGGACTCACCTGCTCGCTCATCGATACCCTTCTCATATTTGCTGGTGTCATGGGGATGGGAGCACTGATATCGGCGTCACCTGTCTTCCTTTCAATAGCAACCTGGGGTGGCGCCGCATTTCTTATCCTATATGGTTTAAAGGCGCTGTTAGCCGCACTAAAGAATAGTTCGCTAGAGGCCAAAGGCGGTGGCTTCAAAACCTTAAAAAGTGCTGTCCTTGCCACTATGGCTTTAAGTCTTCTCAACCCGCACGTCTATTTGGATACAGTGGTTCTATTGGGCAGCCTTGGGGGACGATACCAAGGCGATGAAAGCTACTGGTTTGCCGCGGGCGCCTCATCATTCTCAGTCATCTGGTTCTTTTCGATCAGTTTTGGCGCACGAGTACTTACGCCGCTCTTTAAAAATCCAAACGCTTGGCGCATTCTCGATCTATTGGTCTGCATTACAATGTGGAGCATTGCTGCAATGTTAATTTCAGATGCGCTAGCGCACTAA
- a CDS encoding LysE family translocator gives MDAAQWWIFLPACIGMNFFPGPNNLIALIHGTRTTLLKSFIAGLARLPVMVVMLFLLAIGLEALLALSENAFYVMRFIGAGYLLYMAWQSLRAHVNLNAVDAKEIGILAMARSEALVASTNPKLILIFTAFFPQFMDPKGDIPAQVSLMGATFIVIEAGAILFYAGGGRWLQKKLTDEKNTKWLARFTATALTAAACLILIP, from the coding sequence ATGGACGCTGCTCAATGGTGGATCTTCCTACCGGCCTGTATTGGAATGAACTTCTTTCCCGGCCCCAACAATTTGATTGCACTGATTCACGGGACACGCACTACGCTGCTGAAGTCATTTATCGCAGGTCTTGCTCGCCTACCGGTGATGGTGGTGATGCTCTTCCTCTTAGCAATAGGACTAGAAGCGCTTTTAGCACTGAGTGAGAATGCCTTTTATGTAATGCGCTTTATCGGAGCGGGTTATCTACTCTATATGGCGTGGCAATCACTGCGCGCGCACGTCAACTTAAACGCTGTCGATGCAAAAGAGATTGGTATTCTAGCGATGGCTCGCTCTGAAGCATTAGTCGCTTCAACAAACCCTAAGCTAATCCTAATCTTTACCGCTTTCTTTCCACAGTTCATGGATCCAAAGGGAGATATCCCTGCACAGGTTTCACTGATGGGCGCGACCTTTATCGTGATCGAAGCGGGCGCCATCCTCTTTTACGCTGGCGGGGGACGCTGGTTACAGAAGAAGCTGACCGATGAGAAGAACACCAAATGGTTGGCACGTTTTACAGCAACGGCGCTTACCGCTGCTGCCTGCCTTATCCTAATCCCTTAA
- the ssb gene encoding single-stranded DNA-binding protein: protein MARGINKVILVGNIGGDPETRFMPNGSAVTNITLATSDSWKDKQSGQMQERTEWHRVVFFNRLAEIAGEYLRKGSKVYVEGSLRTRKWQGQDGQDRYTTEIVASEMQMLDGRGGDSNGGGYQQQGGNAGYGQQQGGGAPMQQTPRQQAPQQQAPMQQQQPPAFDDFDDDIPF from the coding sequence ATGGCACGCGGTATAAACAAGGTAATTCTAGTTGGTAACATTGGGGGCGACCCTGAAACGCGCTTTATGCCAAATGGCAGCGCGGTAACTAACATTACGCTAGCAACAAGTGACTCTTGGAAAGACAAGCAGTCTGGCCAGATGCAAGAGCGTACCGAATGGCACCGTGTTGTATTCTTCAATCGTCTTGCTGAGATCGCAGGTGAATACCTACGTAAAGGCTCTAAAGTGTATGTCGAAGGCTCACTTCGCACACGCAAATGGCAGGGCCAGGATGGCCAGGATCGCTACACGACTGAGATCGTAGCGAGCGAAATGCAGATGCTAGACGGCCGTGGCGGCGACTCTAACGGTGGCGGTTACCAGCAACAAGGCGGTAACGCTGGTTATGGTCAGCAGCAGGGTGGCGGTGCTCCAATGCAACAGACACCTCGTCAGCAGGCTCCACAGCAGCAAGCGCCTATGCAACAGCAGCAACCACCTGCGTTTGATGACTTCGATGACGACATCCCTTTTTAA
- the uvrA gene encoding excinuclease ABC subunit UvrA gives MDKILVRGARTHNLKNIDLEIPRDKLVVVTGLSGSGKSSLAFDTLYAEGQRRYVESLSTYARQFLSMMEKPDVDHIEGLSPAISIEQKSTSHNPRSTVGTITEIYDYLRLLFARAGEPRCPDHGLPLKAQTISQMVDQVLALPEGSKLMLLAPVVQDRKGEHLHTLNELRSQGFVRARIDGVVCDLDEAPALDKNKKHRIDVVIDRFKVRDDLQQRLAESFETAINLTDGLATVDWMDGEGEEIIFSARFACPKCGHSIQELEPRLFSFNNPHGACPSCDGLGVRQYFDPAKVVQDGSLTLSEGAIRGWDRRTLYYFQQLKAVAEHYGFDIDTPFEKLSKKHQEVILNGSGDEAVPFRYLNDRGDIISKSHPFEGVLNNLERRYRETESEMVREDLSKYINMQPCPSCEGSRLRREARHVFIDEKTLPELVKLPIGGALNYFDGLELTGKQGEIADKILKEIRERLSFLVNVGLDYLSLERSAETLSGGEAQRIRLASQIGAGLVGVMYILDEPSIGLHQRDNERLLKTLEHLRDLGNTVIVVEHDEDAIRRADHIIDIGPGAGVHGGEVVGEGSYEDILASKRSLTGQYLSGERGIRVPEKRQKRDPKKSLILEGASGNNLKDVDLEIPVGLFTCITGVSGSGKSTLINNTLYPLAATALNNATTLTPAPYKKIKGMDHFDKVIDIDQSPIGRTPRSNPATYTGIFTQIRELFSGTQEARSRGYQPGRFSFNVKGGRCEACQGDGVIKVEMHFLPDVYVPCDVCKGKRYNRETLEVQYKGKNIHEVLDLTVEDARQFFDAIPALARRLQTLIDVGLSYIRLGQAATTLSGGEAQRVKLAKELSKRDTGKTLYILDEPTTGLHFYDIEQLLTVLNRLRDHGNTIVVIEHNLDVIKTADWIVDLGPEGGSGGGQIIATGTPEEVAATKGSETGRFLKAML, from the coding sequence ATGGATAAGATTCTGGTGCGCGGTGCGCGGACCCACAACCTCAAAAATATCGATCTTGAGATACCTCGAGATAAGTTGGTCGTTGTTACAGGTTTATCCGGCTCAGGTAAATCATCTTTAGCCTTCGATACGCTCTATGCTGAGGGCCAGCGCCGTTATGTTGAGTCGCTCTCTACTTACGCTCGTCAGTTTCTTTCGATGATGGAGAAGCCAGACGTAGACCATATTGAGGGTCTTTCACCGGCGATCTCAATTGAGCAGAAGTCGACTTCACACAACCCACGTTCAACGGTGGGTACCATTACCGAAATTTATGACTATCTGCGACTGCTGTTTGCACGTGCAGGTGAGCCGCGCTGTCCAGATCACGGCTTGCCCTTAAAAGCTCAGACGATCAGTCAGATGGTCGATCAAGTTCTGGCTCTACCTGAGGGGTCAAAACTGATGCTTCTAGCGCCGGTGGTGCAGGACCGCAAAGGTGAGCACTTACATACCCTAAACGAGCTGCGTTCGCAGGGTTTTGTTCGGGCGCGCATTGATGGAGTGGTGTGTGATCTTGATGAAGCACCGGCACTCGATAAGAACAAGAAGCACCGTATCGATGTTGTGATCGACCGATTCAAAGTGCGTGACGATCTCCAACAGCGTTTAGCTGAGTCATTTGAGACAGCGATCAATCTGACCGATGGTCTTGCGACTGTTGATTGGATGGATGGCGAGGGCGAAGAGATTATTTTCTCTGCACGTTTTGCTTGTCCTAAGTGTGGCCACTCGATTCAAGAGTTGGAGCCGCGCCTATTTTCGTTCAACAACCCTCACGGTGCCTGTCCAAGCTGTGATGGCTTAGGTGTCCGTCAGTACTTTGACCCAGCGAAGGTTGTGCAGGATGGCTCATTGACGCTTAGTGAAGGTGCCATTCGTGGTTGGGACCGCCGAACCCTCTACTACTTTCAGCAACTCAAGGCGGTTGCTGAACACTACGGTTTCGATATCGATACCCCCTTTGAGAAGCTCTCAAAGAAGCACCAGGAGGTTATCCTCAATGGTTCGGGTGATGAGGCTGTGCCCTTCCGTTACCTTAATGATCGCGGCGATATCATTTCGAAATCACACCCCTTTGAAGGTGTTTTGAATAACCTTGAGCGTCGCTACCGTGAGACAGAGTCGGAGATGGTGCGCGAAGACCTCTCTAAATATATCAACATGCAGCCCTGTCCAAGTTGTGAAGGTAGCCGCCTTCGCCGTGAAGCGCGTCATGTTTTTATCGATGAGAAGACGCTCCCTGAACTTGTTAAGCTTCCTATCGGTGGTGCGCTTAACTACTTTGATGGTTTAGAGCTCACAGGCAAACAGGGTGAGATCGCAGATAAGATCTTAAAAGAGATTCGTGAGCGCCTAAGCTTCCTAGTTAATGTCGGTTTGGACTATCTATCTCTAGAGCGCAGCGCAGAGACGCTCTCTGGTGGTGAAGCCCAGCGTATTCGTCTGGCGAGTCAAATTGGTGCAGGCCTTGTGGGCGTCATGTATATCCTTGATGAGCCATCGATTGGCCTTCATCAGCGCGATAACGAACGTCTTCTTAAAACCCTTGAGCACCTTCGTGACCTTGGTAACACAGTGATTGTTGTAGAGCATGACGAGGATGCAATCCGCAGAGCCGATCATATTATCGATATAGGCCCTGGCGCAGGTGTCCATGGCGGCGAAGTGGTAGGTGAAGGTAGTTACGAAGATATCCTTGCTAGCAAGCGCTCACTTACGGGTCAGTATCTGAGTGGTGAACGTGGTATTCGAGTACCTGAAAAACGTCAGAAGCGAGACCCTAAAAAGTCATTAATATTGGAAGGCGCTTCAGGTAACAACCTTAAGGATGTCGACCTTGAGATTCCAGTTGGACTCTTCACTTGTATCACGGGTGTATCGGGTTCCGGTAAATCGACCCTGATTAACAACACCCTCTATCCGCTTGCTGCGACGGCGCTGAACAACGCAACGACCTTAACACCTGCGCCATATAAAAAGATCAAGGGCATGGACCATTTCGATAAGGTGATTGATATTGATCAGAGCCCAATCGGAAGAACACCCCGCTCTAACCCAGCCACCTACACAGGTATCTTTACGCAGATTCGCGAACTCTTCTCGGGTACCCAAGAGGCACGCTCGCGTGGTTACCAGCCAGGTCGATTCAGCTTTAACGTGAAGGGCGGTCGCTGTGAAGCTTGTCAGGGCGACGGTGTTATTAAAGTAGAGATGCACTTCCTGCCGGATGTCTATGTACCTTGTGATGTGTGTAAGGGTAAGCGCTACAACCGTGAAACCTTAGAAGTGCAGTACAAGGGCAAGAACATCCATGAAGTGCTAGATCTAACTGTCGAAGATGCGCGTCAGTTCTTTGATGCAATTCCGGCGCTAGCTCGCCGTCTACAGACCTTGATAGATGTGGGTCTTAGCTACATTCGCTTGGGTCAGGCCGCTACAACTCTTTCAGGCGGTGAAGCTCAGCGTGTGAAGCTAGCGAAAGAGCTCTCTAAACGTGATACCGGCAAAACACTCTACATTCTCGATGAGCCAACTACCGGTCTACACTTCTACGACATTGAGCAGCTCCTAACGGTTCTGAATCGTCTGCGTGATCATGGCAATACTATTGTTGTTATTGAGCACAACTTGGATGTTATTAAGACAGCGGATTGGATAGTCGATTTGGGCCCTGAAGGTGGCAGTGGCGGTGGCCAGATCATCGCGACTGGCACGCCTGAAGAAGTTGCAGCGACCAAGGGTTCTGAAACCGGACGCTTCTTGAAGGCGATGCTCTGA